DNA sequence from the Lycium barbarum isolate Lr01 chromosome 5, ASM1917538v2, whole genome shotgun sequence genome:
GATATGTCATGATATTTCTATGGTCGCAAGAGAATATCATTAAAGGTAAAATTAAAAGAGTAAAGTTAAAGGTTTTTCAAATATAGATGAAATCGCAAAaagttaaaaagaaaagagtgttGTATAAAATAGAGGGAGTATAGCCGGTTTGGCATAAGCTTCCAAAATTTGCTTATTTtgaaagtgtttttcaaaaaaaaaaaaaaaaaaacttttagagAGCAAAAATTGGTGTTTGAATAATCAATTTGAATAACACTTTTGCTAATATTAGAGCACCAATTTATGTTTGGCTAAGGTTCCAAAAGTGTTTCGAGATAAACTTACTTTTTTCAGCTTCTGCTACGCACTATTCAAAAACACTTACGTTTTTTCTAAAAATTTAGCTAAACGCCTCAATAAACATTTTTGTTTAAAACAGTAAGCTTGACTTCTCAAAAGTTTAGTCAAATAGACTCTATAAAGAAAATAGTGTCATATAAAATTGGCAAGGAGAATATTACATTTTTGAGGCTTTAAATTGACATCTGAAAGAACTTGTTGTTTGTCACAGAAAGCAGTTGAAGAATTAGGGGTATATGTGGTGCCTTTTGATAGACCAGGTTATGGAAAAAGTGATCCTCATCCAAAGAGAACTTTTAAAAGTTTAGCTCTTGATGTAGCAGAGCTTGCTGACCAATTGGAACTTGGAACTAAATTCTATGTTATGGGATTTTCCTTGGGTGGTCAGCTTGTTTGGGGTTGCCTTAAGTACATACCTGAACGGTAAGATCAAAGCTACTCCTAAGATGTCCTACTTTTCTATATTTCTTTCTTATGTTCTTCATTATTATCATGGGAAAAGGTCTAAATTTGCCCTTGTCCAAACTTCTGTCATTTTGTTCTTGGCATATTAGATGAAAAGAGAAAGTTTCGATTTCGCAattaaggaagatattaagctatgatttttatgattactagtaagaaattaaggtgaatgaattaaggaaagaaagtggaattgaaaagagaagagaagagaaaatcaAACTAGAATAAATGAAAGAATATAAAAGGCACAAAGAAAGGGATTTTGTAGCCGGGGAATTTCGACGAGAATCGGGGAatgtttattttaagaaaatttagAGATGACGGGGTCTTAGAAATTTTGAATAAATAACAATGAGTTATGGATATTTGGTTTTGGGGGTAACCTGATGCCTTTGGGGATTTTTAGTTGGAAAGGGATTATGGGCTGGGTAGAAACTTTAGGAAATGggtgaaaaaaaattatttggtttatttggggaatatagtaatttcaaatagatttctcgattttcataatgataataaaagtagagggaagtaatagtaatagtaatagtaataataatagtaacaataataataatagtaataataataatagtaataatagtaatactaataataataataataataataataataataataataataataatagtaatagagatcatcaagaaatttaactataggttgtgataaaaaaaatataattaatattaaAATAGAAGCTTAACGATGTAAATTGGACAAAAGGATGGACAAAATTGGGCATCAACATGAGactgttagaaataagggtatatttgaccccatAGGTGGATGTCAGGGGTATTTGGGAGCTCAAAGGTGAATgacaggggtatttgggggctcaaaggtggatggagggtatttttgcaccaattctaatagttggagggtattttaggcccttttccgtactTTTTATCAACACATACCTTGCCGTTAGCATATCAGTTTTATGTTTGCTTTTACCATTAGCAGGCTTCCAGCATAAAATGCATGGACTTCTATGCTGCTCAAACTCTCCAAAATGTCCGCATTTTTTGTCGGATCCTCAAAAATTGCATTACTGATCCAACACGCATCTATCGACAtgtttgaagagtccgagcaacatagttgGACTCAAATGTCCAAATTCTTCAAGAAAAAAGTACAAATTGCATTAGAGGTAAAGGCAGAAATGCGACTTTTTCCTAACGGGGGATAGTATTATACCAAAAGTTTCACGTCGCTCAATTTCAGATAGTATATGGACAAATTCCATTCTGCTAACTATTTGATATATTTTCACATCTCTGAGGTTTTTTTGTTTCCCCACCTTGTTGGTTGGTAGCTTGGCAGGAGCTGCACTATTGGCTCCAGTAGTAAATTTGTGGTGGCCTGGATTTCCAGCAAACTTGACTAAACAAGCCTTTGATGAGCAGTTACTTAGAGACCAATGGGCTTATCGAGTTATACATTATGCTCCATGGATTGTGTACTGGTGGAATACTCAACAATGGTTTCCTGGATTTAGTGTTATAACTGGGGAACACAAATTGTCTCAACAAGATCTCCAAATTGCATCCTCACTTGGTGAGATGCAACTTCAAAAGGTGCATAATCATACCTATTATTCTTTTCGTTTATTAACTTCGATGAATAGTTTTATACCTTTGAACCAATTGTCCCTATGCAAAAGCAAGCATTTTACTCAAAAGCTTTCAATATTCTACTCTAACTTATCTTATTGCCATTTAATCTGTAAGGCGGGTTTCCACTGAGAACAAAACAGAGTTCGTGTTCAAAGGTGAACAAAGCCCTATCTTTTAGAGTTTGCTGTTGTTCCCAAAGTCTTAAGAGGAAATTACAGGGCTTGGAGGGGGAGAGGCGACGTAGGGCCTCCCTCGTCGAGGGATTTAAAGGCGCCCTAACGATAGGGATAGGTTTGTAAATGATCAACTTGTCATGATCATATTAGTTTACCCTAGTTTCTTGGTAGTTTAACGTATGGTTGCCCTTCCAACAAGAGAACTAGAGGAGGTATAAATATGGAAACTTCTCTGCCATTTGGATTGGAGGATATCGGGTTTTAAATTCCCCATCTTGCTTCTAGCTTTGGGCAACCTGCCATGGCTGGCTGATTATCCAAATGTTCCTTTATTAAGCCCCAATATAGATTTTGTcctatttttaaaattttgccAAAATAACCCTCAGAACATTACCCTCTCAGACAACGTTAGACTGGGGTCTAGTGTTTGCTCGTATATTTCTCAATGTTATAGACAAAACATTAGGTTGTCATCTAATGTTTGATTTACTTACAAAATTTTAGAAGGTCTAATGTTTTCGCATAAGATTTCATGTTCATTCAACAGGGATCTTTCAACCGTGTTCTAAAAGGTCCATAAGTTACGAGAGAAATAAAGAGGGTCATTTACTAAATAGTGGTCCCAAAAAGGGAAAACGTAACTGGCGAAAATTTCTGGCTTTGTTCTATTCCTTAGGTATCTTAATTTGATGTTGTTTTCATTTGCTCATGACAATATTTAAATGCAGGCATATGTAACACAACAAGGGGAGTTTGAGTCACTCCATCGAGACCTGATTGCAACTGGTTTTGGTAAAGTCGAATTCAATCCTATGGATTTGAAgaatccttttcctaacaatgaAGGCTTTGTACATTTGTGGCATGGTGTTGAAGATGGCATTGTCTCTGTTAAACTCCAACGCTTCATCGCGCAAAACCTTCCATGGATCTTGTATCATGAGCTACCAGATGCTGGACATATGTTTCCTTATGGTGATGATAGTGTAAAAGATGCTATATGGAAGACCCTTTTATCTGGAAAAATTTAACTGATTTTTACAGAAATGGTAGTAATTGTATAGTCTTTCAAAGCCTTAGTTTTCAGCTTGGATGTTTAAAGGCAAAAAGATTGGAATGTTCAAAATAAATTAAGCCTCTGAGGAGTCTAAGATTGCCTAAATGCTCATACTGATCATGAGAAGTGGAATTATCTTTATCCGTTGACTGTTGTTCAGCTTGAATAAAGATATATATACTCCTTCCATTTCAAGTTTTGCCTGTCCGTCATAACTTGTGAATACTTAAGCAAACACATGTAGTTTTTGTTTATGGGGCAGAACTTGGGGCCAGTTAAGTAGATTCAATGTTTCTGACTTATTGAAATGTTTTGAACTCCTGCCTCATAGGCTGAACTAATTTATGCCCATAACTTATGATCAACAATCAACATAACTTTTGCCTAGTGGATTTTCATAGGCGGAAGTGATTTTTTTAAAGAATTTGTTAAGTGTGAACGAAGGTTCAAAACAAGTGAGGCAGGAGTTCGGACATTTTCACATGTTGCTCATAAATTTTAGTCAATTTAACCGGAGCTGCACTATTGGCTTTGGCAATCAATTTCCAGTAAATCTGACACAGAAGTAGAGGGAGATAAAATACTCATAATTTTTATTTGGCACTAGGAATCTCATCGCATTAGCATTTTATGAGTTTCATACCTAAATTATTGTGTGTTCCCAAAATTTCCTAAATTAACATGAACTCATATTATAATACCCCTGGAGAAATATAAAATGCTACAGCCTACATGAACGAGTGAATAGGTTAAAACTTTTCTTAAAACCACAATGTGGTATCATGAAACAGCACCCAACATGGGTGTGTTGGCCATGAATTCTGATGATAAAGATATAAAAACTTTTCTTAAATAATGATCGTACTATTGAGTGCTCTCAGAACCCTCCTTGACTACCATGAATTTATTGTGACAAGTAGACTCCTTTTTCAGACTTTTATCATCTTTCATGCGTCTCTCAACAAGTCACGCCAAGTATTTTGTCACATATTCAATTGGGGGTTTTTACTTTGAAGAAAATACAGTCTAGAGAATAACAGAAACATCCAATAATTTAAGTAACAAAATGACTATAATTTAGAGTTTTTCTAACATATTCACTCCATAATATCTAACGTTTCACATCACAAGATGATAAGAAGTACAATAATTGAAAAGATGATGTCAAGGTGAAATTGACATACGCGTgataatgtttttaaaatacaTAAAGGAAACAATATTCctataattaatatatgtgtcaATGGGAATCTCATTTTCATCCCGACTCAGAACTACTATTCCTTCATATTCAACCACAAGCACAACCTACTCCCCTGGGCTCTAGCTCCCTATAAGTTTAACATGGAGCCAATAACAACTTCTTTTTTTGTCTTCATAATTGCATTGTTTTCTCCATAGAGCACAATGAACAATAGCAAGAGTTCTTCAATAAATTTGGGCTGTGTTCTAGCCTTCCTACTTTAAGCATCTGGTATGTACACTTTTTATAATAATGTTTTGTTATAACGGTCAAGTTTTCTCTAGAATTGATTTTACATGTTATGTTATTATAAATATATGTTCTCGATAACAACATTTCGCTAGTGGGTAAAAAAAGTTAGGGAAAACAATGTCGTTATAGAAATGTTTTATTGTACTAGGAGTATCAAATATACGAGTTGGACTGAGAATTTGGACGAGTTATAATGAGCTAAATTAATTCATTTACCCTCgtactaagttttaatttctatttgttttcttataattttttGAAATACCTAATAGAACGacttttttctttattatggttCTATATaatatatcaaataaaaaaattagagATATTTTGATAAGGATTTTTATGGGTCACTTTGGACTACATATCAACCAACTTTCAGATGGGATAAATTGGACGAGTCAAAATGGGTTGAGTTAATAAATAATTGGTCATTAAACCTGCCCAAATTTAACGGATTGAAtggatcatatttttatgggCTAATTTCGTCATTCCTGTATATATTAATACTAACTATATAACCAATATTTGGCAGTTTCAACATCTTATGGCAAATGAGGAGGCCAATTCAAGTGTTGAATGTTTTACAACTTTCAGTTTCAAAAGAGTTTGATTCAGAAGCATTTTTAGGTATGCCTATTGTTCAACTCATTATATTACATTAATTACAATCTTTTTAGTTTATATCCTACTTTTATCGAAAGCCACAAGTAAACTGTTCTTTAATTAATCAAATCATTTTAGGGCCACGGAGATAGAGTGGACATGTATAGGTAAAAAGAAAATCTTCTAGAAAAAATTTAAAGAGATTAAATTTTTTTAGTTAACCACCATGATAGTGTCATGGATTTCGAACCTTAAAAAAGTGGAACACCATGATAGTAtctgttgggatcgaaataatcagCACGTCATGCGAAAACTTACAATTGCAAACATTGAACGACGataaatcaagaataaataaaacatactaaaaatacataatattataatatgattTGGTCAAGTGGCCTACATATTAAAAAACTAATATAAAGAAGCATAAACTGTATTGGGAGAATAATCTCCCCCTAAACAAAGACTctttaatgactacattgtggatgctattgtgttcTAGTTGTGGGAAGTAggtcttcaatttatagatgtGCAAAGCTTTTCCTCCAGGACAAGGAATAGCCaatatggaagagaattatattttcTCTTCAGGAAAAGTAAAATCAATTATGGTAATACTTTGAATTTCCTTCAAGAGAGTAAAACTTAAATTtggtaagaaaatcagggcaaaaGACCCTAACGAATCTCCCCATTTGGCCTGGATTTTCTTGACAAATAATTTTCATCTTCCTTCTTCACATAATTTTCATCGCTGCTGCTTGTCATGGTTAAAAATAAGGTTAAAAATTggtttaaaaatattctgctttatttttaaagatgcaGCAGCAGGAATGTTGAAAATATGATTGAAAGTCATCTCCTCATGTAGTACTTTCGACAAAATCTTCATTACGCGAAATCGATTGCAGCTTGATTTGAACTGGTCGCCTTGAACCTTTCTTCAACCCCTTGAATCATTGGCTCTgatatcactatcatcgtcaagCATATCATGGCTGCTCTGCCATCCATCCCAGCCATAGTGTTGTGTGGAAAAAGCAACTACAAGACCACAGAATGGGTAAAACATACCCATGTTTGTGGTCACGGGCCTAAGTAGCATGACTAGGGAGAAAGCGGCCACTCGAGGAGTCAATAGAAGGAAATAGAAGAAAGCACCCGGTGTTTTGGTCCTGTCGTCTAGTATAAAACTCAGCACAAGGCACAAAATCGGACCCACTGACTTAAGAGCTTGACATAATTTGGTTTTATAAAAAATGGACTTTCCACTACATACTTTTTGAGTGATTCATAGGAATTGAACAATACACTGAGGATAGGTAGCATAATCGCCCCACAAAAGAAAGTaacacatttttttttcctttcactcCCAAAAAAGCATCCAGGAACAGCATTACGCTGCACCCCATGTAAGCTATAATGTATAAACCGATCCAACATTTCCTCTCTAAATTGTCCATTGTAGAACTCAGAAGGGTTTTTGCCGTGGGTGGGTAATTTTGTAGAGGAAATGTTGGATCGGTTTATACATTATAACTTACATAGGGTGCAGTGTAATGCTGCTCCTGGATGCTTTTTTGGgagtgaaaggaaaaaaaaaagtgcgtTAGTTTCTTCTGTGGGGCGATTATGCTACCTATCTTCAGTGTATTGTTCAATTCCTATGAATCACTCAAAAAGTATGTAGTGGAAAGTCCAGTTTTTATAAGACCAAACTATGTCAAGCTCTTAAGCCTAGTGGGTCCGATTTTGTGTCTTGTGCTAAGTTTTATACTAGACGACAGGACCAAAACACCAAGTGCTTTCCTCTATTTCCTTCTATTGACTCCTCAGGTGGCCACTTTCGCCGTAGTCATGCTACTTAGGCCCGTGATCACAGACATGGGTATGTTTTACCCATTCTGTGGCCTGGTAGTTGCTTTTTCCACATAACACTATGGCAGGATGGATGGCAGACGGTCATGGCTGCCAAGATATGCTTGACAATgatagtggtatcagagccaatggttcaACGGGTTGAAGAGAGGTTCAAGGCGATTAGTTCAAATCGAGTTGCAATTGATTTCGCGATAATGAAGATTTTGTCCAAAATACTACATGTGGAGATGAatttcaatcatattttcaaCATTCCTGCTGGtgcatctttaaaaataaagcaaaatatttTCAAACCAATTTTTAACTCATAATATTTTTAATCATGACAAGCAGCAGTGATAAAAATTATGTGAAGAAGGAAGATGAAAATTATTTGTCAAGAAAATCCAGGGCAAAAAACCCTAACAGTGTCCTGAAACTTTTAAGTTCAAAATCCGTGACACTTGCATGGTTTCaaaaaattgactattttcattAACGTTTGAATCTGTGAATATTTTTCAATAACTTTTGAAGCTATGACTATTTTTCAATTACCAATCCTAAAAATGccttttttaaaactttttcttatttttctctcCAATTTCGATGTGAAATTCATCCAACGCACGCTTCACAGTGAACCCCCTCTCGTGTTCAATCACCAGCTGCCCGTGACTATAAATTGAGATTATGTTGTATTATTGTGATATTATGATATGGTCTAATTAATTAAAGAACGGTTTATTTGTGGCTTTTCATAAACTAAAATGAATGTAATATAATATGAAGAAAGTTGAACAATAGGATACCATAGCAAGTTGTAACCTCTTTAAACTCTTTTGATATTGGAAGTTGTAAAACATTCAACTCACTGATCATTTGGCCTCCCGTTTTGCCATAAGAAGTTGAAAAAATGCTAGATATCTATAAATCTATATAAATGAGAGACATGGGCCCGGTAATGTGGCACTCTCTAAAGCCAGAtttcttatttatctttttcctcattttttttgagttttctcTATTTTGCTCAAGCACAAAAGTTACTCTTTTACAATGCTTGTGCCTTTTCGATTCAAAGCCGTTCATTTCTTTAACACTTTTGGTGCCTTTTCACTTTCCAAACGTTAGGCGCATTAACTGTTTGGTCAGCCTTTAACTTTTACTCCCCCATACATTGCATACACCGTTTTGTATTTCCTCTCCTATTCTTGCATTTTCATTTTCTCCTATtca
Encoded proteins:
- the LOC132640108 gene encoding uncharacterized protein LOC132640108 encodes the protein MIKKAVVASVLVLLALVFQAISPPPPKICSFSGDPSLTSRIKLKDGRNLVYKEYGVPKKLANYKVVYIHSFRTSKFEAALITSKAVEELGVYVVPFDRPGYGKSDPHPKRTFKSLALDVAELADQLELGTKFYVMGFSLGGQLVWGCLKYIPERLAGAALLAPVVNLWWPGFPANLTKQAFDEQLLRDQWAYRVIHYAPWIVYWWNTQQWFPGFSVITGEHKLSQQDLQIASSLGEMQLQKAYVTQQGEFESLHRDLIATGFGKVEFNPMDLKNPFPNNEGFVHLWHGVEDGIVSVKLQRFIAQNLPWILYHELPDAGHMFPYGDDSVKDAIWKTLLSGKI